The following proteins are co-located in the Microplitis demolitor isolate Queensland-Clemson2020A chromosome 5, iyMicDemo2.1a, whole genome shotgun sequence genome:
- the LOC103569279 gene encoding glutaminase liver isoform, mitochondrial isoform X2, translated as MLREVVIYSMKMSQLPKMGANIFRRLHSSHKKRAIVPRSNKLGSARHLDEPLAILSDLESQQTRTKNQDHGANAEDVLFDMFKNEETDLLSVGKFLAALRITGLRKNDPRLQELTDNLKAEHLKTGGAEGVSHETQKLNREQFKRIVTPNIALISRAFRHQFVIPDWAGLTKHIEDFYWKCKTNTEGKVASYIPQLARMNPEYWGVSVCTIDGQRFSIGDTTVPFTLQSCSKPLTYAIALESLGPQVVHQYVGQEPSGRNFNELVLDHNKKPHNPMINAGAILICSLLKSLIKPEMTLAEKFDFTMNCFKKMAGGENLGFNNAVFLSEREAADRNYALGFYMREHNCYPDKSNLRDIMDFYFQCCAMESNCDAMSVMAATLANGGICPITEEKVLKPESVRDVLSLMHSCGMYDYSGQFAFRVGIPAKSGVSGSLLVVIPNVMGICTWSPPLDSLGNSCRGVQFCEELVNEFNFHRYDNLKHATNKKDPRRHKYETKGLSIVNLLFSAANGDVTAMRRHRLSGMDMTLSDYDGRTALHLAASEGHLDCVEFLIEQCGVPHDPKDRWGNRPVDEAETFGHTQVVEYLKNYAVISKSEQPPEDSENNNNNNNNNDNNNSSNNNNNSTNPTETDNANGKSPLP; from the exons ATGCTTAGGGAAGTCGTTATATACAGCATGAAAATGAGTCAGCTTCCTAAAATGGGTGCTAATATTTTCCGCAGACTTCATTCCAGTCACAAG aAACGAGCTATCGTCCCGCGGTCAAATAAACTTGGATCAGCTCGGCACCTTGACGAGCCTCTAGCCATTCTTTCAGATCTTGAGAGCCAACAGACGCG CACTAAGAATCAAGATCATGGCGCTAATGCAGAGGATGTTCTCTTTGATATGTTTAAAAATGAGGAGACCGATTTGTTGTCTGTTGGAAAATTTTTGGCT GCGTTACGAATAACTggattaagaaaaaatgatcCAAGACTCCAAGAGTTGACGGACAATTTAAAAGCCGAGCATTTAAAAACTGGTGGAGCTGAAGGTGTGTCTCACGAGACACAGAAACTTAATCGTGAGCAATTTAAaag AATAGTGACACCAAATATTGCATTAATTTCACGAGCATTCAGACACCAGTTTGTGATCCCCGACTGGGCCGGTTTGACAAAGCATATAGAGGACTTCTATTGGAAGTGCAAGACCAACACCGAGGGGAAAGTAGCTTCTTACATACCTCAACTAGCTCGGATGAATCCAGAATACTGGGGTGTCTCGGTTTGCACCATTGACGGTCAGCGATTCAGCATCGGGGACACCACTGTACCTTTCACTTTACAAAGTTGTAGTAAACCCCTGACCTATGCCATTGCACTGGAGAGTTTGGGTCCTCAAGTAGTCCATCAGTACGTTGGTCAAGAGCCCTCGGGTAGAAATTTCAACGAACTTGTTCTCGATCACAATA AGAAGCCGCACAACCCGATGATAAATGCCGGTGCTATTTTAATCTGCAGTCTTctgaaaagtttaataaaaccCGAGATGACGTTGGCGGAGAAATTTGACTTCACGATGAACTGCTTCAAGAAGATGGCAGGTGGAGAGAACCTGGGGTTCAATAACGCTGTTTTTCTGTCCGAGCGCGAGGCCGCTGATAGAAATTACGCGCTTGGATTTTACATGCGGGAGCACAATTGCTACCCGGACAAGAGCAACCTCAGGGACATCATGGACTTTTACTTCCAATGCTGCGCTATGGAGTCGAACTGCGACGCGATGTCCGTGATGGCTGCCACCCTCGCCAACGGAGGGATCTGCCCCATCACCGAGGAGAAGGTCCTCAAACCTGAAAGTGTTCGCGATGTTCTTAGTCTGATGCACAGTTGCGGAATGTATGACTACAGTGGGCAGTTTGCTTTCAGA gtAGGTATACCTGCTAAGTCAGGAGTATCTGGCAGCCTGCTAGTAGTTATTCCCAACGTAATGGGGATCTGCACTTGGTCGCCGCCTCTAGACTCACTTGGAAACTCTTGCAGAGGAGTCCAGTTCTGCGAGGAACTTGTAAACGAATTTAATTTCCACAGATACGATAATCTCAAGCATGCCACCAACAAAAAAGACCCCAGGAGGCACAAGTACGAGACCAAAGGCCTGTCGATAGTTAATCTGCTGTTCAGCGCAGCCAATGGAGACGTCACTGCCATGCGGAG GCATCGTCTAAGCGGGATGGATATGACACTATCAGATTATGATGGACGTACAGCTTTACATTTGGCGGCGAGCGAAGGCCATCTTGACTGCGTTGAGTTTCTCATCGAGCAGTGCGGAGTCCCTCACGATCCCAAGGACAG ATGGGGCAACCGGCCAGTAGATGAAGCTGAGACCTTCGGTCACACCCAGGTCGTCGAGTACCTGAAAAACTACGCCGTTATTTCTAAGTCAGAGCAACCGCCAGAAGATTCtgaaaacaacaacaacaacaataataataatgataataataatagttctaacaataataacaatagtactAATCCAACGGAGACTGATAATGCCAATGGGAAATCACCACTTCCTTAA
- the LOC103569279 gene encoding glutaminase liver isoform, mitochondrial isoform X1 — MLREVVIYSMKMSQLPKMGANIFRRLHSSHKKRAIVPRSNKLGSARHLDEPLAILSDLESQQTRNYSFIHDSHYMYTKNQDHGANAEDVLFDMFKNEETDLLSVGKFLAALRITGLRKNDPRLQELTDNLKAEHLKTGGAEGVSHETQKLNREQFKRIVTPNIALISRAFRHQFVIPDWAGLTKHIEDFYWKCKTNTEGKVASYIPQLARMNPEYWGVSVCTIDGQRFSIGDTTVPFTLQSCSKPLTYAIALESLGPQVVHQYVGQEPSGRNFNELVLDHNKKPHNPMINAGAILICSLLKSLIKPEMTLAEKFDFTMNCFKKMAGGENLGFNNAVFLSEREAADRNYALGFYMREHNCYPDKSNLRDIMDFYFQCCAMESNCDAMSVMAATLANGGICPITEEKVLKPESVRDVLSLMHSCGMYDYSGQFAFRVGIPAKSGVSGSLLVVIPNVMGICTWSPPLDSLGNSCRGVQFCEELVNEFNFHRYDNLKHATNKKDPRRHKYETKGLSIVNLLFSAANGDVTAMRRHRLSGMDMTLSDYDGRTALHLAASEGHLDCVEFLIEQCGVPHDPKDRWGNRPVDEAETFGHTQVVEYLKNYAVISKSEQPPEDSENNNNNNNNNDNNNSSNNNNNSTNPTETDNANGKSPLP; from the exons ATGCTTAGGGAAGTCGTTATATACAGCATGAAAATGAGTCAGCTTCCTAAAATGGGTGCTAATATTTTCCGCAGACTTCATTCCAGTCACAAG aAACGAGCTATCGTCCCGCGGTCAAATAAACTTGGATCAGCTCGGCACCTTGACGAGCCTCTAGCCATTCTTTCAGATCTTGAGAGCCAACAGACGCG CAATTACAGTTTCATCCATGACAGCCACTATATGTA CACTAAGAATCAAGATCATGGCGCTAATGCAGAGGATGTTCTCTTTGATATGTTTAAAAATGAGGAGACCGATTTGTTGTCTGTTGGAAAATTTTTGGCT GCGTTACGAATAACTggattaagaaaaaatgatcCAAGACTCCAAGAGTTGACGGACAATTTAAAAGCCGAGCATTTAAAAACTGGTGGAGCTGAAGGTGTGTCTCACGAGACACAGAAACTTAATCGTGAGCAATTTAAaag AATAGTGACACCAAATATTGCATTAATTTCACGAGCATTCAGACACCAGTTTGTGATCCCCGACTGGGCCGGTTTGACAAAGCATATAGAGGACTTCTATTGGAAGTGCAAGACCAACACCGAGGGGAAAGTAGCTTCTTACATACCTCAACTAGCTCGGATGAATCCAGAATACTGGGGTGTCTCGGTTTGCACCATTGACGGTCAGCGATTCAGCATCGGGGACACCACTGTACCTTTCACTTTACAAAGTTGTAGTAAACCCCTGACCTATGCCATTGCACTGGAGAGTTTGGGTCCTCAAGTAGTCCATCAGTACGTTGGTCAAGAGCCCTCGGGTAGAAATTTCAACGAACTTGTTCTCGATCACAATA AGAAGCCGCACAACCCGATGATAAATGCCGGTGCTATTTTAATCTGCAGTCTTctgaaaagtttaataaaaccCGAGATGACGTTGGCGGAGAAATTTGACTTCACGATGAACTGCTTCAAGAAGATGGCAGGTGGAGAGAACCTGGGGTTCAATAACGCTGTTTTTCTGTCCGAGCGCGAGGCCGCTGATAGAAATTACGCGCTTGGATTTTACATGCGGGAGCACAATTGCTACCCGGACAAGAGCAACCTCAGGGACATCATGGACTTTTACTTCCAATGCTGCGCTATGGAGTCGAACTGCGACGCGATGTCCGTGATGGCTGCCACCCTCGCCAACGGAGGGATCTGCCCCATCACCGAGGAGAAGGTCCTCAAACCTGAAAGTGTTCGCGATGTTCTTAGTCTGATGCACAGTTGCGGAATGTATGACTACAGTGGGCAGTTTGCTTTCAGA gtAGGTATACCTGCTAAGTCAGGAGTATCTGGCAGCCTGCTAGTAGTTATTCCCAACGTAATGGGGATCTGCACTTGGTCGCCGCCTCTAGACTCACTTGGAAACTCTTGCAGAGGAGTCCAGTTCTGCGAGGAACTTGTAAACGAATTTAATTTCCACAGATACGATAATCTCAAGCATGCCACCAACAAAAAAGACCCCAGGAGGCACAAGTACGAGACCAAAGGCCTGTCGATAGTTAATCTGCTGTTCAGCGCAGCCAATGGAGACGTCACTGCCATGCGGAG GCATCGTCTAAGCGGGATGGATATGACACTATCAGATTATGATGGACGTACAGCTTTACATTTGGCGGCGAGCGAAGGCCATCTTGACTGCGTTGAGTTTCTCATCGAGCAGTGCGGAGTCCCTCACGATCCCAAGGACAG ATGGGGCAACCGGCCAGTAGATGAAGCTGAGACCTTCGGTCACACCCAGGTCGTCGAGTACCTGAAAAACTACGCCGTTATTTCTAAGTCAGAGCAACCGCCAGAAGATTCtgaaaacaacaacaacaacaataataataatgataataataatagttctaacaataataacaatagtactAATCCAACGGAGACTGATAATGCCAATGGGAAATCACCACTTCCTTAA
- the LOC103569279 gene encoding glutaminase kidney isoform, mitochondrial isoform X3, translated as MMNYCRCRTKNQDHGANAEDVLFDMFKNEETDLLSVGKFLAALRITGLRKNDPRLQELTDNLKAEHLKTGGAEGVSHETQKLNREQFKRIVTPNIALISRAFRHQFVIPDWAGLTKHIEDFYWKCKTNTEGKVASYIPQLARMNPEYWGVSVCTIDGQRFSIGDTTVPFTLQSCSKPLTYAIALESLGPQVVHQYVGQEPSGRNFNELVLDHNKKPHNPMINAGAILICSLLKSLIKPEMTLAEKFDFTMNCFKKMAGGENLGFNNAVFLSEREAADRNYALGFYMREHNCYPDKSNLRDIMDFYFQCCAMESNCDAMSVMAATLANGGICPITEEKVLKPESVRDVLSLMHSCGMYDYSGQFAFRVGIPAKSGVSGSLLVVIPNVMGICTWSPPLDSLGNSCRGVQFCEELVNEFNFHRYDNLKHATNKKDPRRHKYETKGLSIVNLLFSAANGDVTAMRRHRLSGMDMTLSDYDGRTALHLAASEGHLDCVEFLIEQCGVPHDPKDRWGNRPVDEAETFGHTQVVEYLKNYAVISKSEQPPEDSENNNNNNNNNDNNNSSNNNNNSTNPTETDNANGKSPLP; from the exons ATGATGAATTATTGTCGGTGTCG CACTAAGAATCAAGATCATGGCGCTAATGCAGAGGATGTTCTCTTTGATATGTTTAAAAATGAGGAGACCGATTTGTTGTCTGTTGGAAAATTTTTGGCT GCGTTACGAATAACTggattaagaaaaaatgatcCAAGACTCCAAGAGTTGACGGACAATTTAAAAGCCGAGCATTTAAAAACTGGTGGAGCTGAAGGTGTGTCTCACGAGACACAGAAACTTAATCGTGAGCAATTTAAaag AATAGTGACACCAAATATTGCATTAATTTCACGAGCATTCAGACACCAGTTTGTGATCCCCGACTGGGCCGGTTTGACAAAGCATATAGAGGACTTCTATTGGAAGTGCAAGACCAACACCGAGGGGAAAGTAGCTTCTTACATACCTCAACTAGCTCGGATGAATCCAGAATACTGGGGTGTCTCGGTTTGCACCATTGACGGTCAGCGATTCAGCATCGGGGACACCACTGTACCTTTCACTTTACAAAGTTGTAGTAAACCCCTGACCTATGCCATTGCACTGGAGAGTTTGGGTCCTCAAGTAGTCCATCAGTACGTTGGTCAAGAGCCCTCGGGTAGAAATTTCAACGAACTTGTTCTCGATCACAATA AGAAGCCGCACAACCCGATGATAAATGCCGGTGCTATTTTAATCTGCAGTCTTctgaaaagtttaataaaaccCGAGATGACGTTGGCGGAGAAATTTGACTTCACGATGAACTGCTTCAAGAAGATGGCAGGTGGAGAGAACCTGGGGTTCAATAACGCTGTTTTTCTGTCCGAGCGCGAGGCCGCTGATAGAAATTACGCGCTTGGATTTTACATGCGGGAGCACAATTGCTACCCGGACAAGAGCAACCTCAGGGACATCATGGACTTTTACTTCCAATGCTGCGCTATGGAGTCGAACTGCGACGCGATGTCCGTGATGGCTGCCACCCTCGCCAACGGAGGGATCTGCCCCATCACCGAGGAGAAGGTCCTCAAACCTGAAAGTGTTCGCGATGTTCTTAGTCTGATGCACAGTTGCGGAATGTATGACTACAGTGGGCAGTTTGCTTTCAGA gtAGGTATACCTGCTAAGTCAGGAGTATCTGGCAGCCTGCTAGTAGTTATTCCCAACGTAATGGGGATCTGCACTTGGTCGCCGCCTCTAGACTCACTTGGAAACTCTTGCAGAGGAGTCCAGTTCTGCGAGGAACTTGTAAACGAATTTAATTTCCACAGATACGATAATCTCAAGCATGCCACCAACAAAAAAGACCCCAGGAGGCACAAGTACGAGACCAAAGGCCTGTCGATAGTTAATCTGCTGTTCAGCGCAGCCAATGGAGACGTCACTGCCATGCGGAG GCATCGTCTAAGCGGGATGGATATGACACTATCAGATTATGATGGACGTACAGCTTTACATTTGGCGGCGAGCGAAGGCCATCTTGACTGCGTTGAGTTTCTCATCGAGCAGTGCGGAGTCCCTCACGATCCCAAGGACAG ATGGGGCAACCGGCCAGTAGATGAAGCTGAGACCTTCGGTCACACCCAGGTCGTCGAGTACCTGAAAAACTACGCCGTTATTTCTAAGTCAGAGCAACCGCCAGAAGATTCtgaaaacaacaacaacaacaataataataatgataataataatagttctaacaataataacaatagtactAATCCAACGGAGACTGATAATGCCAATGGGAAATCACCACTTCCTTAA